ACAAATAGTGAGAGTACAATAAAATCTAGTGAGGTTATTTTTAATGGAAAGAATAAAGAGATTATATCAGATCACTTTGGGGTAACTATAGAGATATAAAAATAAAAGGATTGAGCTAAAGAGTAGTTCAATCCTTTTTCTATTTGTTTTTTTATTTAGCTGAAGGCTTAACTTTTTTTAGGAAGTTATAGAAAACAAATACTATGATTCCTGTTGTAACATAAAGTTGAATACCGGCAATATTTCTAACAACATTAGCATATTCAGGTAGGTTTACACTAGCTAAGTAAGCGCTCATTCTAAAAGAAGCTACAGTTCCAACAGCCATAGGGAAGGTAGTTCCTGCAAAACCAGGATGGAAATTAAAGCTAAAGAATTTAGGAATACTCAGAAGTATTGAAATAAGTGTTACAAAGACAATTCCATATAGGAAAAATGCAATATACATGTTAGGCTCTTTAACTACATTTAAATAACCAATAGCACAAAGACTTGATGGTGCTAATAGTATAGCTTTTGTATGATAAACCATATCAGGTAAAGGTTTTATAATTAATCTTCTAATCATAAATGGAATTATTGTAAAAAATACAAGTACTCCGTAAATTAAAACCCATTTAGAAATAACAGGTTCATCCATAGCTCCACCTACAACAATAGAAACCATAATTCCGTTATAAGTTACAAACCAACTTGGAACAAAAGTCTCAATGTTAAAGTTTTTAATAACATTTCTATAAGTAAAAATGCAAATAGCAAAAGCGTGGAAAAATACACCGAAAAGCCAAAGATTTTTTCCTAAAAAAGGACTGTATGGAAGCAAAAATGCTCCAATAATCATAGCTAACATAGAGTATGTACCATATAAACTAGCAGGAATTGTATTGCTATACTCAGCTAGAAAGGCCTCTTTGTGTCTGAAAATTTTTATAGTTGCTAAAATAAATACTACAATACCAATAATCATGAAGATATTTCTAAGGTAAGTAAAATTTAGTAATAAAAAGGCATTGGCAAGAGTGCACGCCCCAACAGTTGTAGCAATAGCCCCAACAGGGAAACGCTCTAACCTATCAATTGTCTCTTTAATCATTATAATCTCCTTATATTTTATTTTTTATACTCAAATTCTAGTTCAGAATTTATATTGAAGAAATCAGAGTAATCAATTTTAAAAATTGATTTTTTAATTTTTGAGATATCAATATTAAGTCTGATTAGTTGTGTTAAAACACCTGTGTATGAAAGGTCTCCCTGAATAATAGCTCCATGAATTTTTCCATTTTTATGAGCAATTTTTTTGTAGACACCATCTCTTTCTCTAAGAGAATCAATAATCATTCCCTCTGTTTTTTCATAAATATGTAAGCAACCTAAAGATAAAGTTGGAATATCAAAGAAGTTCATAGTTGACTTGGCAAAGAAAAAGTCATCCATAACTCTAGTTTTTCCTGCCATATTTGAAGTAGCAGCTATTCCCTCTTTTACTGCAACAGACCAAATAGTACCATTACCACTAACATCTCCAGCTCCATATACATCTTTAACATTAGTTTCACCTTTTTCGTTAAAAAGAAGACCGATTTTATTGTATTCTATTGATGTATTTTCTAAAAACTCTACATTTGGTTTTACTCCAGCGCAAACAATAACTAGATCAGCTAGTAATTCAACATCTCTACCATCATCTAATAAACTTAAAGAGTTAATTAGATTAGGATTTTTTGGATTTACATTTAGTTTTGTAACTTTTGAATCAAAGAATAGCTTAACGCCATGCTCAACTAATTTTTTTTCATAAGTTATAGATGCTTCTTTATCAAGTTGTAATGGTAGTAATCTATCAGACATCTCAATTAAAGATAGATTAGCATGGACATTCTTATTATGAATAAGTCCACTAATTGCATCCATACCAATTAAACCTGCACCAATAACAACAATGTTTTTTGCTCTTGCAGCAATATCTATAATTTTATTACAGTCATCTAAAGACTTTAATCCTACAACATTTTCTTTACCATTTATATTCTCAATAGGTGGGAAAAATGGTCTAGATCCAGAAGCGATTAAAACCTTATCATATGAAATAACTTCATTATTATCTAGGGTAATAGTTTTTTCATTTTCATTTAAAGAGATAACCTCTCTTCCTTTAAGCCAGTTGATATTGTTTTTTTCGAAGAAATCTTTATCTACGAAATTAATTCCATCGATATCTCTCATTCCTCCAATATAGTGATGAAGAATACATCTTGAATAGATATTAGTATCTTTAGAAATTAGTGTAATATCTGCATTTTTATCTAAAGATCTTAAGTTTTCTGCTCCATTAATTCCAGCTGCAGAAGCTCCAATTATAACATATTTCATTATTTTACCTCCTCAAGAGTAATTGCAGCCATAGGACATTTAGCAACACATTGCGGTCCGTTAGGATCATGACTACACATATTACATTTCATAATCTCTTTTTTAGTTGCTTTATCCTCTTTTAAAGTTCCATATGGGCATGCCATTATGCACATATAACAACTAGCACATTTATTTTTATCATAAGTAACATATCCAGTTTCAGAATCTTTTCTCATAGCTCCACTCATACAAGTATAAACACACTCAGGAAGGTCACAATTTCTACAAAAGATTGGAGAAAATTTAAAATCACTACTTAAAACAACTCTATTTCTAGAGTCAGCAGAATCGTGAGAAACTAAGCAGGCACTAACACAAGTTAAGCAACCGATACATTTACTTCTATCTATTTTTATTCTTTTCAATTTAATCTCTCCTTTACTTTTAGATTTTTTCAATAGAAACTGGAGCATATTTGTATGAAGGCTCCTTAGAGTATGGATCATATATAGAAAGTGTTAAATTGTTTGTTTCTATATAATGAATAGGTGCGTATAAAACATCATGAGGTAAATTATCAGTAGTCAACGCTAAGAACTTACTACTTCTACCATTTATAGATTTAACTAAAACTTCATCTTGTGATTCAATACCTAACTCTTCACCAAGAGTTTTAGAGATATAGATATATGAATTATCTGAAGTTGAGTCATTAACATATGTAATCTCTTTTGTTCTAGTTTGAGTATGCCACTGTCCAACAGTTCCTCTTCCTGTATTTAAAACGTAAGGGTAAGTTTCATTTGTAGGAACAGGATTTTCTGCTACATCTTCAAATACAAATTTAACTTTTTTATTAGGTGTATAGTACTCTCCATTTTCAAATAATCTTCTTTCGTTGTCAACTAAAGTTTCTCCCTCTTTAAATGGCCATTGAACACCATATCCATTTTCTAGAAGTTTATAGCTAACTCCAGTCATATCACAAGGAGTATCTTTTGTAACTTTAACCATTTTATTGAAAACTGCTTCAGGAGTTTCCCATCCATCTAAAAGTGTTCCCATACCTAAAGCTTTTCCAACATTATATATAACTTCAAAATCACTAAAAGATCCTTCAGGTTTAGGAATAACAGGATTCAATTTAGATATTCTTCTTTCTGTGTTAATAAGTGTTCCCTCTTTTTCTATTCCAGAAACTACTGGTAAGAAAAGGTCTGCAAGTTCAGAACTATCAGTATTTGGATATAAATCTTGTACAACAAAAAGGTCCAACTTTTCAATTGCTTCTG
The nucleotide sequence above comes from Cetobacterium somerae ATCC BAA-474. Encoded proteins:
- a CDS encoding TDT family transporter; its protein translation is MIKETIDRLERFPVGAIATTVGACTLANAFLLLNFTYLRNIFMIIGIVVFILATIKIFRHKEAFLAEYSNTIPASLYGTYSMLAMIIGAFLLPYSPFLGKNLWLFGVFFHAFAICIFTYRNVIKNFNIETFVPSWFVTYNGIMVSIVVGGAMDEPVISKWVLIYGVLVFFTIIPFMIRRLIIKPLPDMVYHTKAILLAPSSLCAIGYLNVVKEPNMYIAFFLYGIVFVTLISILLSIPKFFSFNFHPGFAGTTFPMAVGTVASFRMSAYLASVNLPEYANVVRNIAGIQLYVTTGIIVFVFYNFLKKVKPSAK
- a CDS encoding NAD(P)/FAD-dependent oxidoreductase, yielding MKYVIIGASAAGINGAENLRSLDKNADITLISKDTNIYSRCILHHYIGGMRDIDGINFVDKDFFEKNNINWLKGREVISLNENEKTITLDNNEVISYDKVLIASGSRPFFPPIENINGKENVVGLKSLDDCNKIIDIAARAKNIVVIGAGLIGMDAISGLIHNKNVHANLSLIEMSDRLLPLQLDKEASITYEKKLVEHGVKLFFDSKVTKLNVNPKNPNLINSLSLLDDGRDVELLADLVIVCAGVKPNVEFLENTSIEYNKIGLLFNEKGETNVKDVYGAGDVSGNGTIWSVAVKEGIAATSNMAGKTRVMDDFFFAKSTMNFFDIPTLSLGCLHIYEKTEGMIIDSLRERDGVYKKIAHKNGKIHGAIIQGDLSYTGVLTQLIRLNIDISKIKKSIFKIDYSDFFNINSELEFEYKK
- a CDS encoding 4Fe-4S dicluster domain-containing protein, with protein sequence MKRIKIDRSKCIGCLTCVSACLVSHDSADSRNRVVLSSDFKFSPIFCRNCDLPECVYTCMSGAMRKDSETGYVTYDKNKCASCYMCIMACPYGTLKEDKATKKEIMKCNMCSHDPNGPQCVAKCPMAAITLEEVK